In a single window of the Megalobrama amblycephala isolate DHTTF-2021 linkage group LG3, ASM1881202v1, whole genome shotgun sequence genome:
- the LOC125264245 gene encoding mitogen-activated protein kinase kinase kinase 11, which yields MEPLKNIFSRSSLSTWKSLDQTQKGNFTNPVWTALFDYEATGKDELTLRKGDLVEVLSLDSEISGDEGWWAGKVNNKVGIFPSNYVSFKPSAYGKLPGSGVVQDLGPAVVSELEPEAVDFSELSLEEVIGVGGFGKVYRGTWKGELVAVKAARQDPDEDISVTAQNVQNEARLFAMLKHPNIITLKGVCLQEPNLCLIMEYASGGPLSRALAGRRIPPHVLVNWAVQIAQGMLYLHSEAIVPVIHRDLKSNNILLAEPVEKGSIEGKTLKITDFGLAREWHKTTKMSTAGTYAWMAPEVIKSSTFSKGSDVWSYGVLLWELLTGEAPYRGIDGLAVAYGVAVNKLTLPIPSTCPEPFAQLMSECWDQDPHRRPNFSSILEQLMALEEQVMEEMPQDSFHSLQEDWKLEIQDMFDELRAKEKELRCREEELKRAALEQKSHEEFLRQREQQLAQWEQDVFERELSLLILHLNQNQKPNVKKRKGTFKKHKLKVKNGEKISMPQDFIHKITVQASPCLEKRRNSPDLGSPSIGPRFRAIQLSPSESKWSSVWPLESLPLKQTNGERRFTPHLSPKSPKSPKILRLSAQENSLSMRAKLLDMDSNENEDSKADFEEYRPFTPESSHNEGSESEEGGSSPCGSPKPDHPGLAKNTHRALLSSAALLASIALGRCLEVQHPPTPPPRASSRTHLPVPEPDPEPEVVGDLITFSTDSLPRGFQDSLKPPEIKPLPLTPPPPNPRDRERPGRRTQDSPGDWTAHANGDAAAEVPYQSGERRRRASYGLHSSQLVLDLPLCQDTFEAEDKSPMPFALYPDPRLWSPKTRRLEVNIVPRPRPSPNRPRIDPWSFVSAGVADRAGGKKPVCASSPTSPRLGFHPSPTNPFTNCDPFPSPDCDPFNLKLHPSMNSDNGSTFDPFSTPFPTSRSAPCSTNASPNLSLRVAPLNPADSPLIDLGWAGVSRPIDGAKERVHPRRGLGLSPFRSPAQLRDDRF from the exons ATGGAGCCGCTGAAGAACATATTCTCCCGCAGCTCGCTGTCCACCTGGAAGAGCCTGGATCAGACTCAGAAGGGAAACTTCACCAACCCGGTTTGGACCGCTTTGTTTGACTATGAGGCCACGGGGAAGGACGAACTGACCCTGCGTAAAGGGGACCTGGTGGAGGTCCTGTCTCTGGATTCGGAAATATCCGGAGATGAGGGATGGTGGGCGGGAAAGGTCAACAACAAGGTGGGAATTTTCCCCTCCAACTACGTCTCCTTCAAACCCAGCGCGTACGGCAAACTGCCGGGTTCTGGCGTCGTCCAAGACTTGGGACCGGCCGTGGTGAGCGAGTTGGAGCCGGAGGCGGTGGATTTCAGCGAGCTGAGCCTGGAGGAGGTCATCGGGGTGGGAGGCTTCGGGAAGGTCTACCGGGGCACCTGGAAGGGCGAGCTGGTGGCCGTGAAAGCGGCCCGGCAGGACCCGGACGAGGACATCAGCGTCACGGCCCAGAACGTCCAGAACGAAGCCAGACTCTTCGCCATGCTCAAGCACCCCAACATCATCACGCTCAAAGGGGTCTGCCTGCAGGAGCCCAACCTGTGTCTGATCATGGAGTACGCGTCCGGAGGCCCGCTGAGCCGCGCTCTGGCCGGGCGACGGATCCCGCCGCATGTTCTGGTCAACTGGGCCGTGCAGATCGCCCAAGGGATGCTGTACCTGCACAGCGAGGCCATAGTGCCCGTCATCCACCGAGACCTCAAGTCCAACAACA ttcTGCTGGCTGAGCCTGTAGAGAAGGGCAGCATTGAGGGCAAAACCCTGAAGATCACAGATTTCGGTCTGGCGCGAGAGTGGCACAAGACGACCAAGATGAGCACCGCGGGCACTTACGCCTGGATGGCACCAGAGGTCATCAAATCCTCCACCTTCTCCAAGGGCAGCGACGTCTGGAG ttATGGTGTGTTATTATGGGAGCTTCTGACCGGCGAGGCTCCATACAGAGGGATCGATGGTCTAGCTGTGGCTTATGGAGTCGCCGTAAACAAACTGACCCTTCCGATCCCCTCCACCTGCCCTGAACCCTTCGCCCAGCTCATGTCCG agtgCTGGGATCAGGACCCGCACCGGCGGCCCAATTTCAGCTCCATCCTGGAGCAGCTGATGGCTCTGGAGGAGCAGGTGATGGAGGAGATGCCGCAGGATTCCTTTCACTCTCTCCAGGAGGACTGGAAACTGGAGATCCAGGACATGTTTGATGAGCTGCGGGCTAAAGAGAAG GAGCTGCGCTGTCGTGAGGAGGAGCTGAAGCGCGCGGCGCTGGAGCAGAAGTCTCACGAGGAGTTCCTCCGCCAGCGCGAGCAGCAGTTGGCGCAGTGGGAGCAGGACGTGTTCGAGCGAGAACTATCACTGCTCATCCTGCACCTCAACCAGAACCAGAAACCCAACGTCAAGAAACGCAAAGGAACCTTCAAAAAGCACAAGCTGAAGGTTAAGAACGGGGAGAAGATCAGCATGCCACAGG ATTTTATCCATAAGATCACGGTCCAGGCGTCTCCGTGCTTGGAAAAGAGACGTAATTCTCCGGATCTGGGCTCGCCGTCCATCGGCCCACGCTTCCGAGCGATACAGC TAAGTCCCAGTGAGAGTAAATGGAGCTCGGTTTGGCCGCTGGAATCTCTTCCTCTCAAGCAGACGAATGGTGAGAGGAGGTTCACTCCTCATTTGAGCCCTAAAAGCCCCAAGAGTCCAAAGATCCTCCGACTCAGTGCGCAGGAGAACAG tctGTCGATGAGAGCCAAACTCCTGGACATGGACAGCAATGAGAATGAGGACTCTAAAGCTGACTTCGAGGAGTACAGACCCTTCACACCAGAGTCCAGCCACAACG AGGGTTCAGAGAGCGAGGAAGGCGGTTCGTCCCCCTGTGGTTCTCCAAAACCGGATCACCCCGGTCTGGCGAAGAACACACACCGTGCTCTGCTCAGCAGCGCCGCCCTGCTGGCCTCCATAGCTCTGGGACGCTGCCTGGAAGTGCAGCACCCGCCCACACCGCCGCCACGGGCCTCGTCACGGACTCACCTGCCCGTGCCGGAGCCGGACCCAGAGCCGGAGGTGGTGGGAGATCTGATCACGTTCAGCACGGACTCTCTGCCGCGGGGATTCCAGGATTCGCTGAAGCCGCCCGAGATCAAGCCGCTGCCGCTCACTCCGCCGCCACCCAACCCGCGGGACAGAGAGCGGCCGGGCCGCAGGACACAGGACAGTCCCGGAGACTGGACGGCACACGCCAACGGAGACGCGGCCGCTGAGGTCCCGTATCAGAGCGGAGAGCGCAGGAGGAGGGCGAGTTACGGACTGCACTCCTCACAGCTGG TGTTGGATCTCCCGTTGTGTCAGGACACATTTGAGGCCGAGGACAAGTCTCCGATGCCCTTCGCCCTGTATCCGGACCCCCGTCTGTGGAGCCCCAAAACCCGTCGTCTGGAGGTCAACATCGTCCCTCGACCGCGTCCGTCCCCGAACCGCCCCCGCATCGACCCGTGGAGTTTCGTCTCGGCCGGTGTGGCGGACAGAGCGGGCGGGAAGAAGCCGGTTTGCGCCAGCAGCCCCACGAGCCCTCGTCTGGGGTTCCACCCCTCGCCCACCAACCCCTTCACGAACTGTGACCCCTTCCCATCGCCGGACTGTGACCCCTTCAATCTGAAGCTCCACCCTTCCATGAACTCGGACAACGGATCGACCTTTGACCCCTTCTCCACCCCCTTCCCAACCTCGCGCTCGGCGCCCTGCTCGACCAATGCCAGCCCGAATCTGTCTCTCAGGGTGGCCCCGCTGAACCCGGCCGACTCCCCGCTCATAGATTTGGGCTGGGCGGGCGTCAGCCGGCCGATCGACGGCGCCAAAGAGAGGGTCCATCCTCGCCGGGGCCTCGGCCTCAGTCCGTTCAGGTCGCCTGCGCAGCTCAGAGACGATCGCTTCTGA